From Betta splendens chromosome 3, fBetSpl5.4, whole genome shotgun sequence, the proteins below share one genomic window:
- the LOC114852556 gene encoding alpha-1,3-galactosyltransferase 2-like — MSLLGKMTEQCATLSCIRGKLRRTGLFCYFSLLIFILTLISFRYLPHYGSLSKVRRRRITFNDTLDYGARPAVETRTSWNAPIMWEGMFDPNLYDQAHVELQTSVALTVFAVGRYLDAYLNTFLVSAEQHFMLSLPVTYYVFTDHPEKVPKLKLGPQRSLKVVQVKRYSRWQDISMMRMKTISETIDKEIGRRFDYIFCFDVDQEFKGRFGSEALGEFVALLHAHYYKLPKERYTYDRNPKSKAFMEDGDYYYHAAIFGGFCENVKHLADSCLRNIIEDKINDVEAKWHDESHLNKHFWLHKPSKLLSPEYCWDPSIGDNGDIQVSRLVWAPKNYDKLRT, encoded by the exons ATGTCTCTCCTGGGGAAAATGACCGAGCAGTGTGCCACTCTGAG CTGTATTAGAGGCAAGCTGAGGAGAACTGGGCTCTTCTGCTACTTCAGCCTGCTTATTTTCATCTTGACTCTAATATCCTTTAG ATATTTGCCCCACTATGGTTCTTTATCAAAGGTCAGAAGGAGGAGGATCACCTTCAACGACACACTTGACTACGG GGCCAGACCAGCGGTTGAGACTCGCACATCTTGGAACGCTCCCATCATGTGGGAGGGCATGTTTGACCCCAACCTGTACGACCAAGCTCACGTGGAGCTCCAGACATCGGTGGCTctcactgtgtttgctgtgggcAG GTACCTGGACGCTTACCTCAACACCTTCCTGGtttctgcagagcagcattTCATGCTGTCGCTACCGGTGACGTACTACGTGTTTACTGACCACCCAGAGAAGGTACCAAAACTTAAACTGGGCCCTCAGCGCAGCCTGAAGGTTGTCCAGGTGAAACGATACTCCAGATGGCAGGACATCTCCATGATGCGCATGAAGACCATCTCAGAGACCATAGACAAGGAGATCGGCCGGCGCTTCGATTACATCTTCTGCTTCGACGTGGATCAGGAGTTCAAGGGAAGGTTTGGCTCCGAGGCTCTGGGGGAATTTGTGGCTCTGCTTCACGCTCATTACTACAAACTTCCCAAGGAGCGATACACGTACGACAGGAACCCCAAGTCCAAAGCGTTCATGGAGGACGGAGATTACTACTACCACGCTGCCATCTTTGGAGGCTTCTGTGAAAACGTCAAGCATCTGGCTGACAGCTGCCTGAGAAACATCATAGAGGACAAAATTAACGACGTGGAGGCAAAGTGGCACGACGAGAGTCACCTCAACAAGCACTTCTGGCTTCACAAGCCAAGCAAGCTGCTCTCTCCCGAGTACTGCTGGGACCCGAGCATCGGAGACAACGGGGACATCCAGGTCTCCCGCCTGGTTTGGGCCCCGAAAAATTACGACAAACTGCGAACTTaa